The Prochlorococcus sp. MIT 0603 DNA window GAAGTTTAACTGGGAAAAGCCTATAGAAATTAGAATTTGGCCCTAATAGTAAAGTTATAATCCCCTCCAGCTTCAAGAGAGTAATCAGATTTAATTAAAAAACGTAATAGTGCATCTTGAATAAGTGCTCTTCCAAGAGGTGGCTCTACTAGAAGCTCTCCATTGCTAAAATACCAATCAAAACACCAATTAAAATCACCAGCAGAAACCTCCCCTTGAATACATTTTGTTGAAAAATTTTGACTATAAATCTTTAGATAAGCTGTTGTAGAAGGCTGCCTTCTCATTGTGTTATGCCTCTAATTCTGAATTAGCAGAGTTAATGAAATTTGAGCCTTGTTTGAATCCTAACTCCTCGATAATATCAATCCCTTTAATCACTTTATCTAAAACTTTTTCAATGATTTGATTCTCTTCCTTTGTGAACCTTCCAAGAACATGATTAACAGTTTTACTCTTACGTTCTTTTTGTATTGCTGAAGGCGAGCCAATCCCAATTCTTAATCTGCAAAAGCTTTGACTTCCTATATGTGAAATTATGCTTTTAAGTCCATTA harbors:
- a CDS encoding DUF3146 family protein yields the protein MRRQPSTTAYLKIYSQNFSTKCIQGEVSAGDFNWCFDWYFSNGELLVEPPLGRALIQDALLRFLIKSDYSLEAGGDYNFTIRAKF